In the Pseudomonas sp. ADAK2 genome, one interval contains:
- a CDS encoding DUF1820 family protein, producing the protein MTKREAPIYKVIFLNQGQVYEMYAKQIYQSDLWGFLEVEEFVFGERTQVVVDPSEEKLKAQFEGVVRSFVPMHSIVRIDEVERLGTPKISEARGAVGNVMPFPMPMPEK; encoded by the coding sequence ATGACCAAACGTGAAGCCCCAATCTACAAGGTGATTTTCCTCAACCAGGGCCAGGTGTACGAAATGTATGCCAAGCAGATCTATCAAAGTGATCTGTGGGGCTTCCTGGAAGTGGAAGAGTTCGTCTTTGGCGAGCGCACGCAAGTGGTCGTCGATCCGAGCGAAGAGAAACTCAAGGCTCAGTTCGAGGGCGTGGTGCGCAGTTTTGTGCCGATGCATTCGATCGTGCGCATCGACGAAGTCGAACGCCTGGGTACGCCGAAAATCAGCGAAGCCCGTGGCGCGGTCGGCAATGTGATGCCGTTTCCGATGCCGATGCCTGAGAAGTAA
- a CDS encoding tetratricopeptide repeat protein: MNRTGRTLALGCLLLLQPLLAHAQAGGNSLLIPAMGRCTLNTQPQDLTQALAACQKASDEGDAQAQYELGEFYYDGKNTPRDLDKALKFFEKASLQGHAQAQFKLGTMFFHGEGVPANNVQAYIVLKMAAVNGAEDALDTADEVAEKMPREDLEVATQVLGQIFRKYLMELQSADGRTPFSPLP; encoded by the coding sequence ATGAACCGCACCGGCCGCACCCTTGCATTGGGCTGCCTGTTGCTCCTTCAGCCCCTGCTCGCGCACGCACAAGCAGGCGGCAACTCGTTGTTGATCCCAGCGATGGGTCGCTGCACCCTCAATACTCAGCCGCAAGACCTGACGCAAGCGCTGGCCGCCTGCCAGAAAGCGTCGGATGAAGGGGATGCGCAAGCACAATACGAGTTGGGTGAGTTCTACTACGACGGCAAAAACACGCCGCGCGACCTCGATAAAGCGCTTAAATTCTTCGAAAAGGCCTCGCTGCAAGGCCACGCCCAGGCGCAATTCAAACTCGGCACCATGTTCTTCCACGGCGAAGGCGTGCCGGCCAATAACGTTCAGGCGTATATCGTGCTGAAAATGGCCGCGGTCAACGGCGCAGAAGATGCGTTGGACACCGCCGACGAAGTCGCCGAGAAAATGCCCCGCGAAGATCTGGAAGTCGCTACCCAGGTGCTGGGGCAAATCTTCCGTAAATATTTGATGGAATTGCAAAGCGCGGATGGGCGTACGCCTTTCTCGCCACTGCCTTAA
- the hemL gene encoding glutamate-1-semialdehyde 2,1-aminomutase, with protein MSRSETLFADAQKHIPGGVNSPVRAFKSVGGTPLFFKHAEGAYVTDEDDKRYVDYVGSWGPMILGHSHPDVLDAVRKQLEHGLSYGAPTAMETEMADLVCSIVPSMEMVRMVSSGTEATMSAIRLARGFTGRDAIIKFEGCYHGHSDSLLVKAGSGLLTQGVPSSAGVPADFAKHTLTLPFNDIDAVEVMLAEVGQTVACIIVEPVAGNMNCVPPAPGFLEGLRTLCDKHGVVLIFDEVMTGFRVALGGAQAHFGVTPDLSTFGKIIGGGMPVGCFGGKREIMSHIAPLGPVYQAGTLSGNPLAMAAGLTTLRLISRPGFHAELSDYTSRLLDGLQQRADAAGIPFVTTQAGGMFGLYFSGADDIVTFDDVMSSDANLFKRFFHLMLEGGVYLAPSAFEAGFTSIAHGETELKLTLDAAERAFAALK; from the coding sequence ATGTCTCGTTCCGAAACCCTGTTTGCCGATGCCCAGAAACACATTCCCGGAGGCGTGAACTCGCCGGTCCGCGCGTTCAAGAGCGTTGGCGGCACACCGCTGTTCTTCAAACACGCTGAAGGCGCCTACGTCACCGACGAAGACGACAAGCGTTATGTGGATTACGTCGGTTCCTGGGGCCCGATGATCCTCGGCCACAGCCACCCGGACGTGCTCGACGCGGTGCGTAAACAGTTGGAACACGGCCTGTCCTACGGCGCCCCGACCGCGATGGAAACCGAGATGGCCGATCTGGTCTGCTCGATCGTGCCGTCGATGGAAATGGTGCGCATGGTCAGTTCCGGCACCGAAGCGACCATGAGCGCGATTCGCCTGGCCCGTGGCTTCACCGGCCGCGACGCGATCATCAAGTTCGAAGGCTGCTACCACGGTCACTCCGACAGCCTGCTGGTCAAGGCCGGCTCCGGTTTGCTGACTCAGGGCGTACCGAGTTCGGCGGGTGTCCCTGCCGACTTCGCCAAACACACCCTGACCCTGCCGTTCAACGACATCGACGCCGTGGAAGTCATGCTCGCCGAAGTTGGCCAGACCGTGGCGTGCATCATCGTCGAGCCGGTGGCCGGCAACATGAACTGCGTACCACCGGCACCGGGTTTCCTCGAAGGCCTGCGGACCCTGTGCGACAAGCACGGCGTGGTGCTGATCTTCGACGAAGTGATGACCGGTTTCCGTGTGGCACTTGGCGGTGCCCAGGCGCACTTCGGCGTAACCCCGGATTTGAGCACTTTCGGCAAAATCATTGGTGGCGGCATGCCGGTCGGCTGCTTCGGCGGCAAGCGGGAAATCATGTCGCACATCGCGCCGCTGGGTCCGGTGTATCAGGCGGGCACCTTGTCGGGTAACCCGCTGGCCATGGCCGCTGGCCTGACCACCCTGCGCCTGATCAGCCGTCCGGGCTTCCACGCCGAACTGAGCGACTACACCAGCCGCCTGCTCGATGGCCTGCAACAACGCGCCGATGCCGCGGGCATTCCTTTCGTGACCACCCAGGCGGGCGGCATGTTTGGTCTGTACTTCAGTGGCGCCGACGACATCGTGACCTTTGATGACGTGATGTCGAGCGACGCCAACCTGTTCAAGCGCTTCTTCCACTTGATGCTGGAAGGCGGCGTGTACCTGGCGCCGAGTGCCTTCGAAGCCGGTTTCACCTCGATCGCCCACGGCGAAACCGAGTTGAAACTGACGCTGGATGCTGCCGAACGCGCATTCGCCGCACTGAAATAA